One genomic region from Osmerus eperlanus chromosome 6, fOsmEpe2.1, whole genome shotgun sequence encodes:
- the c6h10orf53 gene encoding UPF0728 protein C10orf53 homolog isoform X2, whose product MPQHSVVIRYGAYESCGVVKHSTFRLEGLQAALNESGYQCVLQPTCDWNMVELVINGEYVYTCNIKQLEFGGDGKLDPLCKEALAAVKNAY is encoded by the exons ATGCCACAACATTCAGTAGTTATACGCTATGGGGCATACGAGTCATGCGGCGTCGTGAAACACAGTACTTTTCGTCTGGAAGGTCTTCAAG CTGCTTTGAATGAGTCGGGGTATCAATGTGTTCTACAGCCAACATGTGACTGGAACATGGTGGAGCTGGTAATCAATGGAGAGTATGTCTACACATGCAACATCAAGCAACTTGAGTTCG GAGGAGACGGGAAACTAGACCCCCTTTGCAAGGAGGCACTTGCTGCAGTGAAAAATGCATACTAA
- the c6h10orf53 gene encoding UPF0728 protein C10orf53 homolog isoform X1, whose protein sequence is MFLFFSAMPQHSVVIRYGAYESCGVVKHSTFRLEGLQAALNESGYQCVLQPTCDWNMVELVINGEYVYTCNIKQLEFGGDGKLDPLCKEALAAVKNAY, encoded by the exons atgtttttatttttttcagcaATGCCACAACATTCAGTAGTTATACGCTATGGGGCATACGAGTCATGCGGCGTCGTGAAACACAGTACTTTTCGTCTGGAAGGTCTTCAAG CTGCTTTGAATGAGTCGGGGTATCAATGTGTTCTACAGCCAACATGTGACTGGAACATGGTGGAGCTGGTAATCAATGGAGAGTATGTCTACACATGCAACATCAAGCAACTTGAGTTCG GAGGAGACGGGAAACTAGACCCCCTTTGCAAGGAGGCACTTGCTGCAGTGAAAAATGCATACTAA